The Procambarus clarkii isolate CNS0578487 chromosome 57, FALCON_Pclarkii_2.0, whole genome shotgun sequence genome has a segment encoding these proteins:
- the LOC138353298 gene encoding uncharacterized protein, which translates to MLYATEELIFLILLLESLLDWKLVTQTFIHEDLEALSLNHQLIKVFLVFNVHIKVFLVFNVHIKVFLVFNVHIKVFLVFNVYIKVFLIFNVYIKVFLVFNVHIRVFLVFNVHIKVFLVFNVHIKVFLVFNVHIKVFLVFNVHIKVFLVLNVHIRVFLVFNVHIKVFNVYIKVFLVFNVHIKVFLAFNVHIKVFLAFNVHIKEFA; encoded by the coding sequence ATGTTGTATGCCACTGAAGAGCTGATATTCCTTATCCTCCTACTCGAATCTTTACTTGATTGGAAGTTGGTAACACAAACATTCATTCATGAGGACTTGGAGGCGCTATCTTtaaatcatcagcttatcaaagtATTCTTAGTATTCAACGTCCACATCAAAGTATTCTTAGTATTCAACGTCCACATCAAAGTATTCTTAGTATTCAACGTCCACATCAAAGTATTCTTAGTATTCAACGTCTACATCAAAGTATTCTTAATATTCAACGTCTACATCAAAGTATTCTTAGTATTCAACGTCCACATCAGAGTATTCTTAGTGTTCAACGTCCACATCAAAGTATTCTTAGTATTCAACGTCCACATCAAAGTATTCTTAGTATTCAACGTCCACATCAAAGTATTCTTAGTATTCAACGTCCACATCAAAGTATTCTTAGTATTAAACGTTCACATCAGAGTATTCTTAGTATTCAACGTCCACATCAAAGTATTCAACGTCTACATCAAAGTATTCTTAGTATTCAACGTCCACATCAAAGTATTCTTAGCATTCAACGTTCACATCAAAGTATTCTTAGCATTCAACGTTCACATCAAAGAATTCGCTTAG